AATTACCTGAACCATCATTCATTAAAATTGAGACGTTGTGTGAACTCCAATTTGCCACAGCTATATCAACATCACCATCCCCATCTATATCTCCAAATGATAGACCATAAGGACTACTTCCAACACCGATTCTTGTTTTTTCAACGAAATTTCCACTCCCACCCTTAACCTCAACAGTAAAAGACCAAATATATGTTTGCGTCAAAGAATCGTCAGAAGTTGATTTTACCCCCTTTTTAATTTCAACAGTGATCAGCTCATTATACTTAAAATCGCTTCTCGGGTCAAGTATGAGGGTTTTTGTGCTCGCATCATAACTGAATGTGAAACTATAAAGTCCAGAAAAAGAACCAATTACAAGTATATTCCCAGCTAAAGTTGATATTTCAACATCCTTGTCAAATGTTATCCTTATGTTTGCATCCCTCGGAACATTTATCGCATTCGGTCGTGGATCACGATCAACGATTGAAAGCTGTGAAAACGAATAATTTAAAGCGACAAATAGAGTTAGGATAGTAAAAAACCTTTTCATAAGCCAGTTTAGATTGATTTTTTATTGTTTGTTTTAATTCATCTTTCCTCTCCATATCCCCTCTCACATCATTTTACAACCACCACCTTGCTGACAAGATTTTTAATCTGGACATCGTTATTGTTCGCATCCCTTAGTTTTG
The genomic region above belongs to Candidatus Thermokryptus mobilis and contains:
- a CDS encoding Ig-like domain-containing protein translates to MKRFFTILTLFVALNYSFSQLSIVDRDPRPNAINVPRDANIRITFDKDVEISTLAGNILVIGSFSGLYSFTFSYDASTKTLILDPRSDFKYNELITVEIKKGVKSTSDDSLTQTYIWSFTVEVKGGSGNFVEKTRIGVGSSPYGLSFGDIDGDGDVDIAVANWSSHNVSILMNDGSGN